The Nitrosococcus watsonii C-113 genome includes the window TCAAGATCGCCGACCAAGCTGGCGTCGTCGAGAAATATGGCCTGTTTGCCAAACTCAGGCGCCTTGTTAATCCAGTAAAGCACATCATCGAGACGGAAGGATTGGGCGTATACGTTTTTTGCCGGGATACCCGCCCTACGGTACTCATCAATCAACTGCCGAGCATAGTCCTCCTGGGTATAATGCCCTTCAAAGGGCATCGCTACAGCAGGTGCTTTAAGCTCAGGAATGAATTTCACGCCCAGCATTTTGAAGAGTTCAATGCTTTCCGCGTGGCTAAGCAGGGTGCCATTGCTAGAATATAAGTCCGTACGCCAACCCGGGGTGGCATTTAGGTATTCCTTGAGGGTGATCGCAGCGGGATTGAAGGCATCCATTTTGCCCTTGAGAGTCTTAAACTCATCGAGGGTAATATCGCTAGTACAACACTTAGCTGAGGCCGGCGAGATAATGTCGCCAGTTATGGAATCGAGAACGGCGGGGATAAAGGCTTCAGAACACTTAGCGGCCAGATCAGTAGCCAGAATATTCGTTGTGATATGCAGATCACATTGGGAATGGCGGCACACCAGTTCCTTGTCCTGGGTGAAAGTAACATCGCATTCCAGGATACCGGCACCCATGCGGGCAGCTGCTTGATATGATTCCTTGGTGTGCTCGGGAAACTGAAGAGGCGCGCCCCGATGGCCAATGGAAAAATCGGTCTTATAGAAAGGGCCTTTCGCGCACGCCTGAAGCGTCGCTTTGAGGGCGCTTTTTTCCATAACCTCGACCAGATAAAAGGGTCGAGGACCAAGTTGCACAGGTTGTTTCCCTTCTTTTTTAGCAAATAGAAAGCCCCAATGATGCGCCTGGCCATCCTCGGATTCATCTACTAAAACAAGGGCGAGTAGTGCTGCAAAAATAATTATAATCAAAAGCCTAACGCTAGTTAAGCGCATCAGATCCCCTCATCCCTGGGCCAAGGGCAGATTTATCGGGTAAACTTATAACTTGGAGCAGCAAACTCCCTAGGCATTCGCAAACATGAATTCCGCAAATACAATTCTTTAATATAGGAGGTAGAAAACACAAATTAATCCAACAAATATTCATCTCCCATGGAACATAAGGGATAAATGTTTATTTTATAGGTAACCTTACTCATGTGGCTTTATAGAATTATAGGCTTTTTCTTTATAGGAATTGCTTTTATAGGCGCTATTCTGCCTTTGCTTCCTACAACCCCTTTCCTTCTCTTGGCAGCAGGATGTTTTGCAAAGTCCTCTCCAAGGTTCCACCAAATGCTCCTGGAAAATGCCCTTTTTGGGCCTATTATTAAAAACTGGCATGAGCATAGGGCTATTTCCTTAAGAACTAAAATTATCGCTATTTCTTCATTAGTTTTTTTGGGCGGCTATTCGGTAGTCTTTGTTATCGAAAATACCACGCTCAAAGTAATAGGGTTATTAGCCATTACCGTCGGCTTATTGTCTATCATCAGAATTAAAACACATTGCATTCAACCTACCTCTGTTGAAGAATAGCGACAATACCAATCTTATAGAAATAAACGCTATATCCTCAAAGCTGGAAGTCTCCCCGTTCAGCATGATTTTCTTGACCAAACATCCTCGTTATCTCCTGAAAGGTCATTATGAATACTAAATTAATGGGCTATTCACTGGTCATATTACAATTCCTAGCCATTATTCTATGCTGTTTACCTCTTGGGTTAGGGGATAAAAACTTAACGGTAAGCCTATCTCTCGTGGCTATCGGAGCAGCAGGCGGAGTCATCACCCTGTATTTTAATCAATTAGGTAACTTCAACATCCACCCTGAAATCAAGCCAAATGCTTCACTCATCATCCATGGTCCTTACAAATATATCCGTCACCCTATGTACACCAGCCTATTGATAATGATGTTGGGTATCACTATTTATAATTCTCATCCCTTAAATTTTCTTGGCCTAGCCATTTTGATTTTAGTTTTAATAGCTAAATCTCGCATTGAGGAAAATCTTCTTAGGGAACACTTTCCCACCTATACAGATTATATGACAACAACAAAAAAATTTATTCCTTTCATTTTTTAAATGTTTAGGACCCTCAATGACATCCATCAACCAATCAAGATTGGTCCTAGGGATAGGGATATTACTAACCTCTGCTTGTGGGGCTAAAAATATTTATGAGGAAACTAGCCAAAGCAATCTTAACCAATGTAATCAATTACCGGAGTCTGCCCGCCAAGCATGTATTTAAAGAATTGAGGTTAACTATGAAATATATAAAAATAAGCGGAAAGAGGCGATCCGTGGGAAGAAATAATGTAGCCTTGAGCAAAGTGCATGAAGTTTGAAATACCGATCCCCTCCAGTTGTTTACGTAGGGTTGTCTCCCGATCTTCTCAAAATTTGACGTAAGTTGCGGCTGCTTCGGGCGCGTAGATTTCTGCTCCTTCTCTTTCTTTTCCTTCATCTACGTAGTCTCTAAATATGACAGGAAGAACCCAGTCTTGGTAATTTTCATCTTTTAGGAACCCATGAATTTCAAACATGCAATGCAGTTTGTACTATACAAAAAGACATCGCTCACAATAACTAGTGCGTAATCAGTCGTCCTTATCTTCTTCATGTAGGATTCGATATCCTCCGTATATCCTAAAGCACGTTCGTCTCGAATAAGTTCTATACTGCTGCACCCTAAGTCTTCCTTGATTTTACGCACCTTACTTGCATCAGCATGGCAATACGAGAGGAAAATCCTTGGAGCGACGTTTGACACAGCCAACTTCCCGATTCGCGGCGCGGACGGATCGCCAAGGAGGGCAACTCGGTTAACCGCGTCCGCTCAAGCGCCTTGTTAGGCGGAATTACCCGCCGATTTTCGGGATAGAGAGGCCCCGGCATATCTTCTCCGCGAGCCGATTCGAAAGTTCCGGATGCGTTGGAACAGCTTCCGCAGTGCCGGTTGAAGGATTACACACCAGAGTGAGTGCCTTGATCCTTCTCGCTTTAGATAACAGCCGTGGCGCCTCAAATGGCGCAGGAATACGCCATGCTTCACCCAACTTTCACCGTGTCCTGCTCCGCATCGTCAGGCAGTCCACGAAGCATATCCTCTGGGCGGTCCGCGAGAATAAGAGAAATCGCTTCGGCAAGGCTCTCTCGAGCCTCGTCCTTTGTACGACCCTGGCCATTTGCACCCGGGATTTCAGAGCAATACGCGATATACTAGTCGCCGTCACGCTCGAAAATAGCTGTAAATTCGTTGCTCATTCGCAAAGTATACCTCGAAATCTACCCTCTAGCTTGCAGCCGCCTAACACCGTAAATCAGCCGAGCACGAAGGGCCAAGGAGCGATAGCGACGCAGTCACTTGGAGCGAAGCCCCGAAGGGGCGTAGCGGAAAGTTGGTCGGCTGCATTTACTTGTTATGTTTCTGACGTATCAATTGACACCAGGCGTAATAGTTGAAGATACGCACTAATTGCCTGAACAACAAAGCCCTGTCGCTCACTGTAAGGCTCAATCAGCAAGTAGGCCGCCAAGTAAGAAAACCAAACAAACTTTCTGTAAATCAGAAAATCCTCAACGTTTTCTGCGTGTGGGATACCCTGTGGTGCTGCGTATAAAGCTTTGTTTCTCCTATTTGCAAGTTTCTTAACGTACTCATATGCAGTCTTCGCATTTTTCTCATTTGCGATGGCTTGGAGTTCATTTGTGAAGCGGTACATTTGGCCATTCAGTTTGACAGTAAAGTTAAGTGGGGAAGAGGGTATAACCATGTTTCCCTTTGATTGGCATCATAAGCAGAAAACCGTAAACGAAGGCGTTCAGAACCATCTGATTGTAACTTCTCGTTAAACTCTAAAACTAGTTTCTCCGTTCCCATGATTTCTTCAAACGACCTCCCTATAGCCAAACAAAACGGATGGAGAGCAAGTTTGTGAATATGATTTTTGGGGTTGAGCTTCTCTGCCCCTGGATATTTTCTCTTTTTTAATGCATGGAAAATCGCGGTGGCCGCCTCTTCCTCGCTTGTAATTCCCAGAAATATCGACACTTCTGGCATTGAATTTTTTAGCTCGAAAGATCGCTCTAGATGGCGAATGCTTGAGCGGAATGCATGCTTTCCTGCCCCCCGAGATTTTAGGACCGACTCGATAGCATGTTGCTCGAAGTCAGAGAAATTCATCTTAAAACCTAACGCCCAAGCTCAGTTGCCGCCGGAGCGGTCGAAGGCCGCGGAGGGGGCCCGAAGCGCGCCAGCGCTTTGGGCGGTCAACTGCAGCGCCTCGTTAGGTATAGCATGTCATCCTGATAAAAGACTAAGGCCGATAACGCACTATAAGATGAGAAAAATTATCGGTAATGGATATGTCATTAAAAATGAAATATCTACACTCCGATTGGCGAATTTATTTTTGTAAACGGAATTTAAAAGATCTTCAATTCGCTCATCTTCCGATGTTAATCTACAAAATATTTCGCCTTCTTGGAGTTTTGTCAAATAATTCAAATACAATCATATTACGGCGCTAAGAGAGCCGAGAATAAATAAAGCGAACACAATACTAGTTCTCTTGACGCCCCAACAGTTGTCGCTAAAAGCACCGATTGGAACACCAGCATGAAGCTACTTCAGTTTGCCATCGTGTTTGCGGTAACCTTCGCTAGGTCGTAGTAAAATTATTTATCCTCCATGCTATGCATCCCGATAACATGAAAATACTTAATCGGGGAGTTGACGGCGGGTTCTCCTGCATACATAGGCGCACGGCGTCTGATGATGCAGGAGGTTCTGCCCGTCGAACGGTTGTTCGCGATGCGTAGTGGCGCGGGCAGCCGTTTGGCGCAGTTAACTCCCCGATTCGCGCCGCGCAGCGGCGCGAACTATTGATTATGCCGCAATGCCTTCGACAATCAAACGGCTTACATCAGTGCGCTGGCTTGCATGCTCGAACGTGATAGCGCAGACGTTACCGTTGGCATCTACATCGAGAATAGTGTTCTCATCTAGATCTTTAGACTCAGCTATGTCATTGTCGCGGAACTCGATGTACAGCGTGTCAGTATCTTCGAAATAGCTGACTTTCATGCCTTGTACCCTCTGTCAAAAAATGCGTTGTATACGGTTTCGCCATCCGACAATAAGATTACCCGCAGGTATCGGTTTTCCATTTCTTCAATTCTAGCCCATCGCCTTATTCGGCCGTCTGCATGTATGTGCTCTCTGTCAGGGAACCGGACTACATGCTGAATCCATTCGTCCTTGATTATCGCTCGATCCGGTCTGACCCGAGTTGCCTGGAAGTATTTCGTTGCCTTCACTGTCATGTTTCTTGTCGGCATAATCGGGGAGTTGACGGGCGGGTTCTCCTGCATACATAGGCGCACAGCGTCTGATGATGCAGGGGGCTCTGCCAATCGAACGACTAAGCTCACTTGCCGTTTTTGAGCGCAGCGAAAAAACGGTCAAGTGCAGCGCCTTGTTAGCAGCTATTTGATTGGCTCTACACCAAGGTCTTTGCATATCTTCTTTGCTAAAATATCCTTTATCTCGGAATGCCTTGGAATCGCAGACCGCTTGTTCAGAGTAGGATTATGCCACCATGAATGTTTACTGCCTTCCCTCAAAAGATTACATCCTTGGCTGCGCAGGTACTGGAGAAATTCATTTCTCTTCATATGGAAATTTTTTCTTCCTTGTAACCATTGCCAGCAGCAGTCAACGCATCCTGGCGGTTAAATTCCAATGCCTCCCTTAACGTAATCTCCAAAGTCTCTTTCAATTCTTCGTATGTCTTTTCCTGGCAATTGACCCCGGGAACCTCTTCGATCCACCCTACCCACCAATCATCCTCCTGTTTTACCACAGCGGTATATTCGTTTTTCATGGTCATTACCTCCTTACTGTTCATTTGCTGCCGCTAACGCCCGCCATAAGCGACCGAGCGAAACGAGGTCCGGCGCACGAAGTGCGCGAACTTAATGGCTTGGTTATGTGTTTTATTCACTTGGCACCCAGCGATAGTGCCTAATAAGAGACTCTTTTTTAGTATCAAAGACCCTCTTATCATTAGCTACAACCTCTTTCAGTAACCAACCTGCATCTTTGCCAGCTTCTTTTACGGGATCGTCATTGGCTCCTTCGTGCTTAATATAGAGAGGAAGAAGTGGAGTACCTTCCCAATAATAGTTATCCTCTCCCATTAAATCTCTTAAAGAAAACCATTCATCTTTCCGATTTTTACACCAACAATAGACTGCGCCCTGCAAAAAGTTAACGATGTTCATTTTTTGCTCTTCCGTAATACCTGTAACACTTCTTAACTGTGATTCTTCAGTTAATGACATGGCGTTATCTCCTGCCAAGATTACACATAATCGGGGAGTTGACGGGCAGGTTCTCCTGCATACATAGGCGCACAGCGTCTGATGATGCAGGGGGCTCTGCCAGTCGAACGCTTGAGCTCAGCGGCCGCTGCAGGCGGTCTGCTGTAGCGACTTGTTAGCGCCTCTTCTGCTGTGCGACGTACTCATCAAGCAGTTGCCTGATCATTTTTTGATATTGCATATCATGCTTCTTTGCCTCTTCCTTGAAAAAGGCAACGCTTTCGGAACTCAACGAAATAGTGACCTTTGTTTGCTCGTTCTTCAGTGCCAGCTCTTCGGGAGACGGAAGAAAATCTGGCACTAGCTTGATCTCACCAATCGGCTCTTCGCTATACCGAATTCGCTTGCTCATAGACCTTCTTACCTTTGCGCCAGTAACCTGCACCAATTATTCGGATGCGGCTAAATCGATACATGAACCGAACCGTGATAATACCGGTGCCTTCCTGATTGGTACCAAAGCAGTAATACCGTTTCTCATTCTGACTGTGGCTCAGATCTTCAGCTATCACACGCTTTGGATCGAGGAAGGCGTACTGAGCTTCGTAGAACGAAACCCCGTGTTTACGCTGATTGGCGGTGTTCTTCGCCTCATCCCACTCGAAGTTCGATTCGTTCATGGAATAAGGATAGTCTAAATATGGCTATTTAGCCATACGTCAATCTTCTGGCGCGAAGAACGTCTGAGCTCCCCGGCGCCAG containing:
- a CDS encoding methyltransferase family protein produces the protein MNTKLMGYSLVILQFLAIILCCLPLGLGDKNLTVSLSLVAIGAAGGVITLYFNQLGNFNIHPEIKPNASLIIHGPYKYIRHPMYTSLLIMMLGITIYNSHPLNFLGLAILILVLIAKSRIEENLLREHFPTYTDYMTTTKKFIPFIF
- a CDS encoding type II toxin-antitoxin system HicA family toxin, translated to MKRNEFLQYLRSQGCNLLREGSKHSWWHNPTLNKRSAIPRHSEIKDILAKKICKDLGVEPIK
- a CDS encoding type II toxin-antitoxin system HicB family antitoxin, giving the protein MKNEYTAVVKQEDDWWVGWIEEVPGVNCQEKTYEELKETLEITLREALEFNRQDALTAAGNGYKEEKISI
- a CDS encoding glycerophosphodiester phosphodiesterase family protein, translated to MRLTSVRLLIIIIFAALLALVLVDESEDGQAHHWGFLFAKKEGKQPVQLGPRPFYLVEVMEKSALKATLQACAKGPFYKTDFSIGHRGAPLQFPEHTKESYQAAARMGAGILECDVTFTQDKELVCRHSQCDLHITTNILATDLAAKCSEAFIPAVLDSITGDIISPASAKCCTSDITLDEFKTLKGKMDAFNPAAITLKEYLNATPGWRTDLYSSNGTLLSHAESIELFKMLGVKFIPELKAPAVAMPFEGHYTQEDYARQLIDEYRRAGIPAKNVYAQSFRLDDVLYWINKAPEFGKQAIFLDDASLVGDLDPSLAAMKNLVAQGVKIIAPPLWALLELNENNEIVPSAYALNARAAGLNIITWTLERSGPLKNGGGWYYQTLTDVIDNDGDMLEVLDVLARDVGILGIFSDWPATVTYYANCMGLTG
- a CDS encoding TIR domain-containing protein; its protein translation is MSNVAPRIFLSYCHADASKVRKIKEDLGCSSIELIRDERALGYTEDIESYMKKIRTTDYALVIVSDVFLYSTNCIACLKFMGS
- a CDS encoding BrnT family toxin encodes the protein MNESNFEWDEAKNTANQRKHGVSFYEAQYAFLDPKRVIAEDLSHSQNEKRYYCFGTNQEGTGIITVRFMYRFSRIRIIGAGYWRKGKKVYEQANSV
- a CDS encoding BrnA antitoxin family protein, encoding MSKRIRYSEEPIGEIKLVPDFLPSPEELALKNEQTKVTISLSSESVAFFKEEAKKHDMQYQKMIRQLLDEYVAQQKRR
- a CDS encoding YbaN family protein, translated to MWLYRIIGFFFIGIAFIGAILPLLPTTPFLLLAAGCFAKSSPRFHQMLLENALFGPIIKNWHEHRAISLRTKIIAISSLVFLGGYSVVFVIENTTLKVIGLLAITVGLLSIIRIKTHCIQPTSVEE
- a CDS encoding DUF2283 domain-containing protein, with product MKVSYFEDTDTLYIEFRDNDIAESKDLDENTILDVDANGNVCAITFEHASQRTDVSRLIVEGIAA